The window ATTTTTCTTAATATGTGTAAGGTTTTCAATCTAAAATAACCCCATCCCCACCCTATCCCTCCCCTTGAAGGGGAGGAAATTTTGAGCTTCCTTCGTCATCTAACTTCTTACGTCTTGCTTCTAACTTCTGCTCACTATCCAAAGCTCACGACTGCATCACTCTCTGATATAACCTTATATATCTCATCCCGGCTGACCTTTTCCACATGGCACTCATGAACTGAGATGTTTCTATCATCCATAGAGGTCTCATCTGCAAGCACCCTGACGCCGCAGGCTGACAATAGCTCTATGCTTTCAAACAGGTCAGGCCTGCCTATCATCTGTGGAGATAGGTTTAATGAACTCCAGACCCCGTCTCCAATCAGAAGGATTTTCACTTTATTATCGGCCAGTGTCATCCCTATCCCCATGCGGAAGGCTTCTGTAAGGGCGATGGTATTAAACGGTGTGGAACGTATGATAATTGCCATCTTCTTAAATAAACCTGTACTCATACAAAACTTAGAAACCTGTCGCACTCCTTAATCATAACTGAGAGGTCATACTGACTGTGGAAATCCACACCTTTTATAAAGTGGGTACGTTCTATCCCGCGCAGGTCTGCTGTATGTGTACACATTGCAATCTTAACACCCTTTGAAAGCAGAATATCGAAACCCGGTGACAGCCTTTTATTCCCGCCTGTTATTGGATTTATGGCATTATAGATTCCATCTTCCATAAGGAATATGGATGTCTCGTGCCCGCCCTTAACAAATGCCTCTGCAAGTTTCTTCACAGTATGTGCATCCTGATGTTCAGGGCTTTTATGTAAAAGAAAACCTATTTTCACAACCCCATCCCCACCCTAACCCTCCCCTTGAAGGGGAGGGAATTTTCGATGCTCACCCCCACCCTGACCATCCCCCATCAAGGGGGAGGGGGTTTCGGTAAGGATCAAGTTTTTTCTTGCTTCTTACTTCTACCTTCTGCCCAATCCTTTAGTATTGCAATTATACACGAATTTGTTTATGATTTAAAAGTCTTTTAAAGGGAAAGGAACTTTATGAAAGACGTATACACAATGATACTTGCCGGAGGCCGGGGTGAAAGGCTTCATCCCCTTACTGCAAACAGGGCTAAACCTGCTGTCCCGTTCGGCGGTAAATACAGGATTATAGATATTACCCTCAGCAATGCAGTAAATTCAGGGCTTAGAAAGATAGCAGTCCTTGTCCAATATAAATCTCTATCCCTCGACAAACATATAAGGATTGGGTGGAATGTTCTGAGTAGTTTCCTTGATGAGTACATCATTACCATCCCGCCTCAGCAGCGTGTTAGTCAGGATTGGTACAGGGGAACTGCTGATGCCATATACCAGAATTTCTATGTTATAGAAAACGAAAACCCAAAGCATCTCCTTATCCTATCCGGTGACCACATATATAAGATGGATTATTCGGATATGTACAGATTTCATAAGGAGAATAACGCTGACGCCACTATAGCAGTAATTGAATTTGACAAACAACATGCATCAAGTTTCGGTGTCCTTGAAGTAGACAAGGACTACAGGATCATAGGCTTTGAGGAAAAGCCCAAAAATCCCAAGACCATACCTGATAATCCGGATCTGTCATTATGTTCAATGGGTGTTTATCTGTTTAATACAGATGTGCTTGCCTCAAATCTTGAGGCAGATTCCAGAGAGGATTCAGCACACGACTTCGGCAAGAATATTATTCCAATGATGATTAAATCAAACAGGGTATTTGCCTATAACTTTAAAGACCTGAACAAAAAAGAGGCAAAGTACTGGAGGGATATAGGGACTATTGATGCATACTGGGAGGCTAATTTAGAACTTGTATCAGTAGACCCGGTCTTTAATCTGTATGACAAAGACTGGCCTATCAGGACATTTCAGGGAATGTATCCGCCTGCCAAATTTGTCTTTGCACAGGAAGAAGATGGAGGGCGATTGGGGATAGCAATGGATTCTGTTGTTTGTGGGGGAGTTATAATCAGCGGCGGACGCGTCCAGAGTTCAATAATATCTCCAAATGTCAGGGTAAACAGTTATGCGGATATAAGGGAATCAGTTATCCTTGAAAATGTAGAGATCGGCAGATACTGCAAGATACAGAAAACAATAATAGATAAAGATGTTGTTATACCTCAGAAGACATCTATTGGATATGATATTGAAGAAGACAAAAAAAGATTCTATGTAACATCATCAGGTGTTGTGGTAGTTACAAAAGAAATGAAATTCGATTAAAAGTCCGTCCCCTAAAATTCCTTTGTCACTCCCATAGTCAGAACAGAATCAGGGCCGACATCAGACAGCCCGGTGCTGTAACCGGCATCAACCGATATACCGTTCCTAATTTGTTTTCGTGCCCCAATCATAACCGTAAATATGTCATCTTTATTCCGGTTTTCATTTGTAGCGCCTGTTAACTCGCCGACTACTTCAAGGTTATTATCAAGTTTATTTTCCATGGCAAGCTTAAAGATAAATATATTCTGATAATTTGTTCCAAAGTCCGGCCTGTTTATAAATACATACCCAATATTCATAAGCGCCTTTGTTAATGAAGAAAGCTCTCTCTCGGCGATAAATAGAAATCCGAAGTCTGTCTCCCCTGTGCTGAAACCCGGACCTGATTGTAATTTTGACAGCTTATTCTCGGGTGTCGGCAGTTTAAAGAATGGTTGTATTGTCAGTGTAATAGGATTTCCTTCGCGGCCTTTTAAAAATAGCAGCCTTGATTTCAATATCATGTCCCCGGATGTATTGAATTGTTCGCCCTGTTCCGGCCTCCAGAAGACAAACGGCACCTCAATACCGATATCCAGATTGTTTACTACACCATAGTTTAATTCAATATCCACATCATAAGATTCATTTCCATCAGGAAAGTTGTTATACCGTAACCCGCTCTCTAATCTGACCCTGTGTATGTCAACAGGATAAGCCGTTTGCGTAGTCAGCGGACGATGAGCAGATGCAAACTCCGGTATTAATAAAACAGTTAGAGAAGTAAGGCAGGTAATCATAAATATTCCCAGACCGCTCTTCTTAATCATTCCGCCCTCCCCAATTATTCATCCGAAAATGACCCCAAGTAAGCAGTAAGCGGTAAGCAGTTAGCAGATAAAGACTGCCTTTCCTGTTTACTGCTCACTGCTTACTGTTTACTATTTTCATTTCCCTTTGTGAGCGCCCCGCTCATGACGGTTC of the Nitrospirota bacterium genome contains:
- a CDS encoding DsrE family protein, with protein sequence MSTGLFKKMAIIIRSTPFNTIALTEAFRMGIGMTLADNKVKILLIGDGVWSSLNLSPQMIGRPDLFESIELLSACGVRVLADETSMDDRNISVHECHVEKVSRDEIYKVISESDAVVSFG
- a CDS encoding DsrE family protein is translated as MKIGFLLHKSPEHQDAHTVKKLAEAFVKGGHETSIFLMEDGIYNAINPITGGNKRLSPGFDILLSKGVKIAMCTHTADLRGIERTHFIKGVDFHSQYDLSVMIKECDRFLSFV
- the glgC gene encoding glucose-1-phosphate adenylyltransferase; its protein translation is MKDVYTMILAGGRGERLHPLTANRAKPAVPFGGKYRIIDITLSNAVNSGLRKIAVLVQYKSLSLDKHIRIGWNVLSSFLDEYIITIPPQQRVSQDWYRGTADAIYQNFYVIENENPKHLLILSGDHIYKMDYSDMYRFHKENNADATIAVIEFDKQHASSFGVLEVDKDYRIIGFEEKPKNPKTIPDNPDLSLCSMGVYLFNTDVLASNLEADSREDSAHDFGKNIIPMMIKSNRVFAYNFKDLNKKEAKYWRDIGTIDAYWEANLELVSVDPVFNLYDKDWPIRTFQGMYPPAKFVFAQEEDGGRLGIAMDSVVCGGVIISGGRVQSSIISPNVRVNSYADIRESVILENVEIGRYCKIQKTIIDKDVVIPQKTSIGYDIEEDKKRFYVTSSGVVVVTKEMKFD